A stretch of DNA from Parafrankia discariae:
GGTGATGTCCCCGCCAGTGTCGTCCTGGCCAGCGTCGTCGTGCCGGCGCACAACGAGGAGTCCGTCATCGGACGGTGCCTCGCGGCGCTCAGTGCCGGGCTGCCCGTCGGAGCGCTCGACGTGATCGTGGTGTGCAACGGATGTACGGACGGCACCGCCGCGGCCGCCCGTGCCCGTGGCGTCCGGGTGATCGAGACGGATCGAGCGAACAAGGCGGCCGCCCTGAACACCGGGGACGCGGCGGCCATGGCCTTCCCGCGCTTCTATGTCGACGCCGACGTGGAGGTCGCCGGATCGGCGCTGCTTGAGGTCGCCGCCGTCCTGCGCACGGGGGCGGCGCTCGCCGCGGCGCCCGCGCTGCGTCCGTGCATGACCGGGGTGGCCCGGCCCGTCCGCGACTACTACCGGATCTGGATGCGTCTGCCCTATGTCGCCGACGGGCACGTGGGCTCCGGGGTCGTCGGTGTCGGCGATGTCGGGCGGAAGCGTTTCGCCCGCTTTCCCGAGGCCATCGCCGACGATCTGTACCTCTACCACCAGTTCAGCGCGGAGGAACGGGTCACGGTGGACTCCGTCCACTTCACTGTCTATCCCGCGAGAACAGTGCGGGATTTCGTCCGGAGGAAGGTCCGGGTGTACGCCGGGAACATCGAGCTCCGCAATCGTGGGCTGGTGCCCGTGGAGAACCGGAACACCGGCGGCGCGTCCTGGCTGTCCGTCGTCGCCGCCGATCGCCGGCTGCTCACCGCAGCCCCCGCCTACCTCGCCATCTCGGCGGTGGCGAAGCTGCTGGCCGTCCGGAAGGTCCGCCGCGGCGACCTCGGTTCCTGGGAGCGTGACGACAGCAGCCGGCGCCTTCCTGAGGAGACGACGTGACCAGGGTTCTCGGCTTTCTCCGTTCCCTGCTCGACGCCCGCGCACTGCTGCACTCACTGCGGATCCTCCACTTCTACAACTACTCGCATGTCCAGCAGGTCCGCCGGATGACGATCGAACGGGGTGTCCGCCTGGCGCCGAACGTCTCCGTCCGGAACGGGGAGCGGGTGGAGATACGGGCGTTCGCCCACATCGGTGAGCGGGTTTCGCTGTGGGCCGGTGACCGCACTGGCCGGATCGAGATCGGCGAGCACTCCCTGATCGGGCCGGGCACGTTTCTCACGGCCGCGAACTACGAGACGCTGCCGGACATCGTCATCGACAGCCAGCCGAAGCGGGAGGCGGACATCGTCATCGGCAACGACGTGTGGGTCGGCGCCAACTCGGTGGTTCTCCCAGGCGTGACGATAGGCGACAGCACGATTGTCGGCGCCGGTTCTGTCGTCACGAAGTCGTTGCCCGCGGGAGCGTTGGCCGCGGGTGTTCCGGCGAAGGTCATCGGGAGGCGCGGAGAGTCGGCCCGTTCCGGCCATGCCGTCCAGGCGGACCGGCCTGGGCGGAATGACCGTACCGACGCGGACGGCACCGGGCGGCGCTCCGGCTCCCACCCGGCGGGTGGGCAGTGACCGTCGAGGTGTCCGTGTTGATCGTGTCCTACAACACCGCGGAGCTGACGGTTCGGTGCCTACAGTCCGTCCTGGCTGAGCCGCCCGGGGCCGAAACAGAGATCATCGTTGTCGACAACGCCTCGACGGACGGATCACCGGACGCCATCCGGGACGTGTTCCCGTCGGTGCGGCTGATCGAATCGGCGACGAACCTCGGATTCGGCCGCGCGGTCAACCTGGCGGCCTCCCACGCCAGCGGGGACTTCCTGCTCCTGCTGAACCCCGACGCCGTCGTCCTGGAGGGGGCGATCACCGAGATCCTCACCTTCGCCCGCCGGAACCCGGCCTGCGGGCTCTACGGTGGGCGGACGCTGCGGCCGGACGGATCGGTCGATCCGAGCTCCTGCTGGGGGGCACCCAGCCTGTGGAGCCTGGTGTGCTTCGGGGTCGGCCTGTCGACGATGTTCCGCGGATCGAGGATCTTCGATCCGGAGTCCCTCGGGCGCTGGCAGCGCGACAGCGTCCGCGAGGTCGGTGTCGTCACCGGATGCCTGCTGCTGGTCGGACGCGGCCTCTTCGAACGGCTGGGCGGGTTCGACCCCAGGTTCTTCATGTACGGAGAGGACACCGACCTGTCGATGCGGGCACGGGCCGCCGGCTACTGCCCCACGATCGTCCCGACCGCGACGATCGTGCACCACGTCGGGGCCTCGTCCTCGAACTGGGCGGCCAAGCACGTGCTCGTCCTGCGCGGGAAGACCACGCTGGTGCGGAAGCACTGGACGGGGCGGCGGCAGCGGCTCTGCCTGGCGATGATCGTGCTGGGGGTGGCGCTGCGGGCCCTGGCCGATCTGGGGTCGGGGCTGGCCCGCGGGCGGCCGCGGGCGCGGGCGAGCGACTGGCGCGCGCTCTGGGGCCGGCGGCGGGACTGGTGGCCCGGCTACCCCCCGTACTCCGAGCCCACGGGCGGCGTCCCCAGCCAGTCGGGCGTTCCGCCCGAGCTCGCATCCGGCACGGTTCACCCGTCCCGACATCTGACGAGGCCATGAGCAGTTCGCTACCCGAGCGGTCCCTCGACCTGTGGCGCAGGGCCCGCAGCCGGGCCTTCACCCGGTTCCTGACCGGGTCGTTCGGGGCGCTGGGCCCGCGTACCGACATCGAGCCGCCGTTCCGGCTTTACGGCGCTCGCTGGATGTCGATCGGCGCCGGCGTCCATGTGGGCCCCGGCTCGTGGTTCCAGGTGATCGGCGGAGACGGCGAGCCGGCGGCGCCGGTGATCCGAATCGGCGCGGGCTCGTCGTTCGTCGGGTGGTGCACGCTGTCGGCCGTGCGCGGCATCACGATCGGGGACAGAGCGATGTTCGCGCGTGGCGTCTACGTGGCCGACCATGACCACGCCTACCGGGCGGCCGGCGTCGCGATCCGGGACCAGGGCCACACGGGCGTCGCCCCGGTGGTGATCGGCGACGGCGCCTGGCTGGGCCAGAACTGTGTGGTCACCGCTGGCTCGAAGATCGGCCGCGGCGCCGTCGTCGGCGCGAACAGCGTCGTGAAGGGGGTCGTGCCCGACTTCAGTCTCGCGGTGGGCGCGCCCGCCCGGGTTGTCCGGAGCTGGGCGCCGCACGACGTCCCGAGCCGGCCGTGAGGCCGGGCCGCGACTCGGTCAGCCCGGGTCCGCGTCCCCGCGGCCGGCGACCGCGGCCGGCGCGATCTCCACTGGGCTCACGTCGGCCAGCGACGGGTGGTGCCGGTCTCGATCGGATATCACGGCCTCGCGCAACGGGACGGGCCACCGCACGCCTAGGACCGGGTCGGCAAGATTCACAAAGACGTAGCTGTCGTACCGGTCGGCACTCCAGTGCTCGTTGACGCTGTACAGATAGTAGGTGTCGTCCTCGATCGTCTGATAGGAGTTCGCGACCCCCCGTGGCAGGAAGACGGCTCGGTTCCGGTCGAGCTCGACGGTGACGACGGTTCCGAAGTTCTTCCCGGACCGCAGATCGACGTAGGCGCAGAAGACGCGGCCCTTGACCACCGATATGTACTTGTCCCAGGGCTCGGCGTGAAAGCCCCGTGTCACGCCTGAATTTTTATTGTAGGAAAGACTGTTCTGGACGGCCTGGAAGCTTGCCGGAATCCCTGCGTCGACAAGCTTGGCGTGGTGGAACTTCTCCTGGAACCAGCCGCGCTCATCCTCGATGGACGTAACATCGAACACAAAAAGGCCCGGAATCTCGGTCGTGGAGCCGGTGAACTGCGTGGTAGCCAGGACGGCCACGGAAGATCTCCCTCTTGCGTCCGGTACCCGGAGAGCCGGAGAACCCGATGGGTTTCTCGGCGGCCGGACACTCCGATACACGGAAGTATGGACGGCATGAATCTGCGGTCGATGTCGGACCTGCGCCGGCGGTCCCCGGCTTGGCCTGGTGGACGGCGCGGCGGGCGGCGGGAGCTGGGCAGCAAGGATGAGGCGAGGAGGTGCCGCGCCACTGCGCATGACCGCGGACCCGGTAGTCGTCGAGGTCGGTTGAGCGACACCTCGGCGGCCGACATCCGCGTGCTGAACTATATCAGCCCCCACTCGCTTCGTCGTGGTCCTTCGGTGCGTGTGGCGGGTGGCTTAGATCTCTTCTGGGCGCGATGTCGACCATGGGATGAAGTGTCGGCTGCCCACGGGTGAACCCGGTTCACTTGGATGCCCCGCCGGAACGGAGCGATGCTTGGAGAATGTCGGCCATGACCTCCTGGCGAGGGCGTGGTGATGTCTGGCCGGGCCGATCGCTGAACCGCCCCGGCAGCGTGCGCCGCCCGGCTGGGAGGCCGGCCGCCCGCATGGCCCCGGAGAGCCGGGTGCGGGGTGCTGGGTGCGGGGTGCGGAATCTTCTCTCATCGGCCCACCGGAATTCGGGACGGGTGCCCGGGTGTTTGCGCGCGCCGCGCCGCGCCGATTTTCGGCGTACCGTCACGCGACGTCGGCTGACTTCTTCCGGCTGGCCGCTCCGGCCGCGTCCGGCGATTTCCCGTGGGGAGTGGTCGGGGAACGTGAAACAGAGCACGTCTCGACCGGTCCGCGGCCACCTGCGCGGCCCTCTACAGTCACGAGTGTGATCACAGACGCACAACAGGCACGGTCGCGGTGGCGGCGTGCGCTGCGCTCCGGGGCGCTCTGTGCCGCGGTTCTGGTCGCCGTGCTGAACATGCGAATGATCGTCTTCCCGAGGATCGACAAGCCTCGTCCCGTGGACGCGATCTTCATGCTTGGGGGCCCGGGCGAACGACGGGACAAGGCCGTCGAACTGGCCAGGTCCGGCATAGCACCGGTTCTGGTGGTCTCGATGCCCGGCACCTGGCGGTGCCCCGACGCGGCCGAGATCGGCCGGGACATCCAGGTCATCTGCTTCTGGCCGGACCCGGTGACCACCCAGGGCGAGGCTCGCGAAGCTGGCCGGCTGGCCAGGATCCACGGTTGGCGCTCGATCCTGTTCGTCACGGACCGCTCCCAGGACAGCCGGGCCAGGCTGCGCATCGAGCGCTGCTATGACGGCGAGGTCCTGGTGGACGCGGTCAGTACCCCCTGGCGGCAGTGGCCGTATCTGTTCGCCTACCAGACCGCGGCGTCCGTGAAGGCGTTCGTCTGGCAGCGTGGCTGCTGATCGACAGGTAGCCCGGCGGCCCCCGCTGCCGAGATCGACGGGCCGGCAGTGCTCTGCCGAGACCAGCGGAAATCAGCAGCCCCGCTGGAAGATCAGCGCCTTGCCCATCGCGGCCCACTCGTAGGCGATCA
This window harbors:
- a CDS encoding acyltransferase, with translation MTRVLGFLRSLLDARALLHSLRILHFYNYSHVQQVRRMTIERGVRLAPNVSVRNGERVEIRAFAHIGERVSLWAGDRTGRIEIGEHSLIGPGTFLTAANYETLPDIVIDSQPKREADIVIGNDVWVGANSVVLPGVTIGDSTIVGAGSVVTKSLPAGALAAGVPAKVIGRRGESARSGHAVQADRPGRNDRTDADGTGRRSGSHPAGGQ
- a CDS encoding YdcF family protein, encoding MITDAQQARSRWRRALRSGALCAAVLVAVLNMRMIVFPRIDKPRPVDAIFMLGGPGERRDKAVELARSGIAPVLVVSMPGTWRCPDAAEIGRDIQVICFWPDPVTTQGEAREAGRLARIHGWRSILFVTDRSQDSRARLRIERCYDGEVLVDAVSTPWRQWPYLFAYQTAASVKAFVWQRGC
- a CDS encoding acyltransferase, producing MSSSLPERSLDLWRRARSRAFTRFLTGSFGALGPRTDIEPPFRLYGARWMSIGAGVHVGPGSWFQVIGGDGEPAAPVIRIGAGSSFVGWCTLSAVRGITIGDRAMFARGVYVADHDHAYRAAGVAIRDQGHTGVAPVVIGDGAWLGQNCVVTAGSKIGRGAVVGANSVVKGVVPDFSLAVGAPARVVRSWAPHDVPSRP
- a CDS encoding glycosyltransferase family 2 protein encodes the protein MTVEVSVLIVSYNTAELTVRCLQSVLAEPPGAETEIIVVDNASTDGSPDAIRDVFPSVRLIESATNLGFGRAVNLAASHASGDFLLLLNPDAVVLEGAITEILTFARRNPACGLYGGRTLRPDGSVDPSSCWGAPSLWSLVCFGVGLSTMFRGSRIFDPESLGRWQRDSVREVGVVTGCLLLVGRGLFERLGGFDPRFFMYGEDTDLSMRARAAGYCPTIVPTATIVHHVGASSSNWAAKHVLVLRGKTTLVRKHWTGRRQRLCLAMIVLGVALRALADLGSGLARGRPRARASDWRALWGRRRDWWPGYPPYSEPTGGVPSQSGVPPELASGTVHPSRHLTRP
- a CDS encoding dTDP-4-dehydrorhamnose 3,5-epimerase family protein encodes the protein MAVLATTQFTGSTTEIPGLFVFDVTSIEDERGWFQEKFHHAKLVDAGIPASFQAVQNSLSYNKNSGVTRGFHAEPWDKYISVVKGRVFCAYVDLRSGKNFGTVVTVELDRNRAVFLPRGVANSYQTIEDDTYYLYSVNEHWSADRYDSYVFVNLADPVLGVRWPVPLREAVISDRDRHHPSLADVSPVEIAPAAVAGRGDADPG
- a CDS encoding glycosyltransferase translates to MTAPLSVGSAPAPHGAGDVPASVVLASVVVPAHNEESVIGRCLAALSAGLPVGALDVIVVCNGCTDGTAAAARARGVRVIETDRANKAAALNTGDAAAMAFPRFYVDADVEVAGSALLEVAAVLRTGAALAAAPALRPCMTGVARPVRDYYRIWMRLPYVADGHVGSGVVGVGDVGRKRFARFPEAIADDLYLYHQFSAEERVTVDSVHFTVYPARTVRDFVRRKVRVYAGNIELRNRGLVPVENRNTGGASWLSVVAADRRLLTAAPAYLAISAVAKLLAVRKVRRGDLGSWERDDSSRRLPEETT